One Rhizoctonia solani chromosome 1, complete sequence DNA window includes the following coding sequences:
- a CDS encoding Serine/threonine-protein phosphatase encodes MNGGMHVNGDSDSQAGPSSSSSSSATGRDGPGPDPTLHMDSYSLDELPELIEQQPTIQAEIRTTVSPSELHSLSPHPIPLDTDGRPMHSPDTLDDGLGMAVDAHMGEGEDDWAPAEEWATAEMRRVKVYELKGACWNDRGTGMCSADYDDTTEKAVILVKSEFTDVELLRCEIQAQDVYQRQQGEQGDLGQTLIVWTEPNGTDFALSFQDLDGCGEIWDFIQEVQRHLRGKQDPTSSSPPSTPKVSLERRFAQSFMQAGQIPPPEFNNIGDIDRAIKFLSKNPALKEKICETLVYQKFICSLIELFCEAERSESLQHLHTLCRIMQTIIMLNEHPMYEHMLSDEIFPGVLGMLEYDPEFPDHKASYRHFLSYVAHYREAVPIRDSVVRKKIHQTYRLLFLKDVVLARMLDDPTFNILNSFIIFNQMDIVTHFQHEETILPRMFSAFPRLFTKDGKSSLETHEDPTNIPSDFQPQLNGAGNSSPVIGPMPSPDYSAISSDQDTRRKDIIRMTHQLCSTAKNVQVTTRFALYRLLVDRGVLYAIQWAFSVHNPNPDMVSVQHLCGDILLSVMEYDPHGVRQNILQHSEAGVRTLLEQMIATMGSTKDLALRSQISDALRVLLEVQGAGGDMSVGERSGVSAAAKAAMGRREDPATERFLQYFYEQCIISLYKPVLALPDFTALQGRGCFERTQGAHGTISVLFYICASNIALKLASLLSSREKHVRLAALRVFRACFRTPNQFVTRHLIKQDVVLPIIELTARESRRDNMLSSTCQEFFEYIRRENLRLVIDYMIDKHEARVRELAKHPMVGMRFAGIILRWEQNHEEPPSTESVANSTNGNSTRRWGSGRHMDSEEEDYFNGADDETTEVPLKWAPVQVPPVNQLKRKRARVALGAGARLLGLSGYEDEGEGEEEDEDMNANADGTLGFQNVLSPSPMSVDAVSSPKDSSSSSGSPGSLERERKLTRSAAFIADSPTAARLADMQSDSVGNSDQMDTFPTLLEGGPPPLAQLRAEKRRREEEEDELLALYSNGKRAEGSKASANGPGAGQGPDVEEDTFPLAGKAGAPEGGTKKIKLSLGKGAAAVAAGSPAPSMSPTPTSSSTPPSTDSGGG; translated from the exons ATGAACGGAGGGATGCACGTGAACGGAGACTCGGACAGCCAGGCCGGTCcttcatcgtcatcgtcgtcttcTGCGACAGGCCGCGATGGACCAGGGCCAGACCCAACACTACACATGGATTCCTACTCGCTCGACGAACTGCCAGAGCTTATCGAGCAGCAGCCTACAATCCAGGCTGAAATCCGCACCACGGTTTCTCCCAGCGAACTCCACTCGCTCTCGCCCCACCCCATTCCCCTCGACACCGACGGCCGACCGATGCACAGCCCCGACACTCTCGACGACGGCCTCGGCATGGCTGTCGATGCACACATGGGCGAGGGGGAAGACGACTGGGCCCCGGCGGAGGAGTGGGCTACCGCCGAGATGCGCCGAGTCAAG GTATACGAGCTCAAGGGCGCGTGCTGGAATGACCGTGGCACGGGCATGTGTTCCGCAGACTATGACGATACAACAGAAAAGGCGGTCATTCTGGTGAAAAGCGAATTCACAGACGTAGAGCTCTTGCGCTGTGAGATTCAGGCCCAGGACGTATACCAGCGCCAACAGGGCGAGCAGGGTGACCTCGGTC AGACCCTAATCGTATGGACCGAACCCAACGGCACCGACTTTGCTCTCAGCTTCCAAGACCTCGACGGTTGTGGTGAAATATGGGACTTTATTCAAGAGGTCCAGCGCCATTTGCGAGGCAAAC AGGACCCAACATCCTCATCTCCTCCCTCTACCCCCAAAGTATCTCTCGAGCGTCGTTTTGCACAATCTTTCATGCAGGCCGGCCAAATTCCGCCTCCGGAATTCAACAACATAGGTGACATTGACCGAGCAATCAAGTTCCTGTCCAAGAACCCGGCGTTGAAGGAGAAGATTTGCGAGACCCTAGTGTATCAG AAATTCATTTGCTCACTCATAGAGTTATTCTGTGAGGCGGAACGATCCGAGTCTTTACAGCATTTGCACACACTATGCAGAATCATGCAGACAATCA TTATGCTTAATGAACACCCCATGTATGAACACATGTTGTCAGATGAAATATTCCCCGGCGTCCTTGGCATGTTAGAAT ATGATCCCGAGTTTCCCGACCACAAGGCATCCTACCGGCATTTCCTATCCTATGTAGCCCACTACCGCGAGGCAGTCCCAATTCGAGATAGCGTTGTACGCAAAAAGATTCACCAAACATACCGCCTGCTATTCCTTAAGGATGTTGTCTTGGCGAGGATGCTGGATGATCCCACATTCAACATTCTCAATTCGTTTATTATCTTCAACCAAATGGATATTGTCACTCACTTTCAGCATGAGGAGACCATTTTGCCCAGGATGTTCTCAGCGTTCCCCCGGCTGTTTACCAAGGACGGAAAATCGAGCTTGGAGACGCACGAAGATCCCACAAACATCCCATCCGACTTTCAGCCTCAACTTAATGGTGCTGGGAATTCCTCACCAGTCATTGGGCCCATGCCCTCACCCGACTATTCCGCTATTTCCTCCGACCAAGACACGCGGCGGAAGGACATTATTCGCATGACCCACCAGCTTTGTTCTACCGCCAAGAACGTCCAGGTCACCACTCGATTCGCGTTGTACAGACTACTCGTCGATCGAGGTGTGCTCTACGCCATCCAATGGGCATTTTCTGTCCATAATCCCAATCCGGACATGGTCTCGGTACAGCATCTATGTGGCGATATCTTGTTGAGCGTAATGGAATATGACCCACACGGCGTGAGACAAAATATTCTGCAACACTCGGAAGCTGGGGTGCGAACATTATTGGAGCAGATGATCGCAACAATGGGTTCGACCAAGGATCTGGCCTTGCGGAGCCAAATTTCAGATGCACTTAGGGTATTATTGGAGGTACAGGGCGCAGGGGGTGACATGTCTGTGGGCGAG CGATCTGGTGTTTCTGCCGCTGCCAAGGCCGCAATGGGCCGACGAGAAGATCCAGCGACGGAACGAttcctgcaatacttttacGAGCAGTGCATTATTTCGCTTTATAAGCCCGTTCTGGCCCTCCCGGACTTTACGGCCTTGCAAGGCAG GGGCTGCTTTGAACGCACCCAAGGAGCACATGGCACAATTTCTGTTCTT TTTTACATTTGCGCTTCGAATATCGCGCTCAAACTGGCCTCGCTGCTCTCGTCGCGGGAAAAGCATGTTCGTCTTG CCGCATTGCGTGTATTCCGAGCTTGTTTCAGGACACCTAATCAGTTTGTCACGCGACATCTGATTAAGCAAGATGTCGTGCTTCCTATCATCGAATTAACGGCGCGGGAGTCGAGGCGAGATAACATGCTCAGCTCGACCTGTCAAGAGTTTTTCGAATATATCCGTCGG GAGAATCTTCGTCTTGTGATCGACTATATGATAGACAAACACGAGGCCCGGGTCCGAGAATTGGCGAAACATCCAATGGTCGGTATGCGCTTTGCGGGGATTATTTTAAGATGGGAGCAGAACCATGAAGAGCCGCCGTCGACAGAGTCGGTCGCCAATTCGAC AAATGGCAACAGCACACGACGATGGGGTTCCGGCCGACACATGGActcggaggaagaagattACTTCAACGGCGCAGACGACGAGACGACCGAAGTTCCACTGAAATGGGCACCAGTTCAAGTGCCGCCCGTGAACCAGCTGAAGCGAAAGCGGGCGCGCGTTGCACTGGGAGCGGGTGCAC GACTACTGGGTCTATCCGGATACGAAGACGAAggggaaggggaagaggaggacGAAGATATGAACGCCAACGCGGACGGCACACTCGGGTTCCAAAATGTGCTTTCTCCCTCGCCCATGTCGGTCGATGCTGTGTCTTCACCGAAAGATTCTTCATCTTCAAGTGGGTCGCCCGGAAGTCTGGAACGTGAACGCAAGTTGACTCGGTCTGCAGCGTTTATTGCTGATAGCCCGACCGCGGCTCGGCTTGCCGATATGCAGTCGGACTCTGTCGGTAATTCAGATCAGATGGATACGTTCCCGACGTTGTTGGAAGGCGGGCCACCGCCTCTGGCGCAGCTCCGCGCCGAGAAGCGGCGaagagaggaagaagaagacgagTTGCTGGCTCTGTACAGCAACGGCAAGCGTGCTGAAGGTTCGAAAGCGAGTGCGAATGGGCCCGGTGCAGGACAAGGACCTGATGTCGAAGAGGACACGTTCCCGCTGGCTGGGAAGGCGGGCGCACCAGAGGGTGGAACTAAAAAGATCAAGCTGAGCCTGGGCAAGGGGGCTGCGGCCGTAGCAGCCGGTTCGCCAGCACCGTCCATGTCCCCGACCCCAACGAGTAGCTCAACGCCGCCGTCGACGGATAGCGGAGGTGGTTAG
- a CDS encoding 2OG-Fe(II) oxygenase family protein has protein sequence MASVDIPSIDFSKLPDSKDVSAAMSNLGFLFIKNADVPNQELVQDMFAISQGFFEGESLEEKEKVSVTVQNRGWIGNRQEALDTKVHPTGDLKEIDRAFNLSKFTTKGQPMQPLPPTLDKHVKTISAFMQSCHELSMRLLKCFAQTLQANDYFTSRHAYNSQHSSILRLLYYPPSNLSEDQVQGQIRAGAHSDYGSLTLLFQKSLGGLQVQLPNGEWLDAPVVDDAVLVNIGDLFDFWSGGRYPSTVHRVALPTGREASQGRYSIAYFLHPTDDVLLSRIPIKDDDKEEQHARNSVYERFGVDADEKMSAREWLDRRLAPTYKSRKDE, from the exons ATGGCGAGCGTCGATATTCCCTCGATCGATTTTTCAAAACTACCGGATTCCAAGGATGTATCGGCCGCGATGTCCAATCTTGGGTTTCTATTCATAAAGAATGCAGATGTGCCCAATCAGGAACTTGTCCAGGATATGTTTGCTATTAGCCAGGGTTTCTTTGAAGGAGAATCGTTggaggaaaaagaaaaggtTTCAGTGACCGTGCAGAACAGGGGTTGGATAGGAAATCGGCAAGAAGC TCTGGACACAAAAGTACATCCCACAGGCGACCTTAAAGA GATCGACAGGGCGTTCAATCTCTCGAAATTTACGACCAAAGGCCAACCGATGCAACCCTTGCCACCAACGCTTGACAAGCACGTAAAGACTATTTCAGCATTCATGCAAAGTTGCCACGAGCTTTCCATGCGACTTCTCAAATGCTTTGCGCAAACACTACAGGCTA ATGACTATTTTACTTCTCGACATGCGTACAATAGCCAACATAGCTCGATTCTCCGGTTATTGTACTACCCGCCATCTAATTTATCAGAAGATCAAGTTCAGGGCCAAATACGTGCGGGTGCACACTCGGATTATG GCTCTTTGACGCTTTTATTCCAG AAGTCGCTCGGCGGATTACAAGTTCAACTCCCAAACGGGGAATGGCTAGATGCCCCTGTCGTCGATGACGCTGTGCTTGTCAATATTGGCGATCTGTTTGA CTTCTGGTCTGGAGGCCGATACCCGAGCACGGTGCATAGAGTCGCCCTCCCGACGGGTCGAGAAGCGTCCCAGGGCCGATACTCGATCGCGTACTTCCT ACACCCGACAGACGACGTTCTCTTATCTCGTATTCCGATCAAAGATGATGACAAAGAAGAACAACACGCACGTAACAGCGTGTACGAACGGTTCGGGGTTGATGCGGATGAAAAGATGAGTGCGCGGGAGTGGCTCGATCGCAGATTGGCCCCGACGTACAAGTCTCGGAAGGATGAATGA
- a CDS encoding RNA recognition motif protein, translated as MAKPATFPSAKLKRSDAQNATEIESTIVEAIPSDSHEAIRGESDVENEANDEPGPEVEVLSHAAQRKAKKRKLKESQNITDGEAINTKRHAKSQTQPNDKPDLPPRQNSVWVGNLSFKTTESQLKSFFADAGEVSRIHMPKKIDVGQGRGMRGENRGFAYVDFTTPEAQTIAITLSEKNLDGRRLLIKKGDDFAGRPSVPKTEGGSAGEEEEKAPAKPTPNTHSKTAQKILAAQKQPAAQTLFMGNLPFETKEDDIRQMIEGHGLPSDLEEQFKKDGAAKNPGGKPQRWLKKIRMGTFEDSGLCKGWAFLDFLNTAYATAVLVNPRNHHFNGRKLVLEYGSPDAVRRGGGGPRPNKRNMEKEEAKETPRAAKKRKFAESNAENPDEKEGVVESPQRPKSKGDDQYVRAKDGRLRPKPGAALAMAKKETVAIVPSTGKRTVF; from the exons ATGGCCAAACCGGCTACATTCCCATCTGCCAAGTTAAAAAGGTCGGACGCTCAAAATGCCACGGAAATTGAATCTACAATCGTTGAGGCTATTCCATCGGACTCCCACGAAGCTATCCGCGGTGAATCGGATGTTGAGAATGAAGCCAACGACGAGCCCGGGCCAGAGGTAGAAGTGCTATCCCATGCGGCTCAACGAAAGGCCAAAAAGCGGAAGCTGAAGGAGTCCCAAAACATCACTGATGGAGAGGCCATAAACACGAAACGGCATGCAAAATCGCAGACTCAGCCAAATGATAAACCGGATCTACCCCCTCGTCAAAATTCAGTTTGGGTCGGCAATCTTAGCTTCAAGACTACCGAATCTCAATTGAAATCATTCTTTGCTGACGCTGGAGAAGTATCTCGCATACATATGCCCAAGAAAATCGACGTTGGTCAAGGACGGGGGATGAGAGGAGAGAACCGAGG ATTTGCCTATGTTGACTTTACTACTCCAGAGGCCCAGACTATTGCTATTACATTATCGGAGAAGAATTTAGATGGGCGTAGGCTATTGATTAAGAAGG GTGACGATTTTGCTGGTCGACCAAGCGTACCAAAAACCGAAGGCGGCTCCgcaggagaagaagaagaaaaggcACCTGCTAAACCAACGCCGAATACTCACTCTAAGACAGCCCAGAAGATCCTTGCAGCGCAGAAGCAGCCAGCAGCACAGACATTATTCATGGGCAACTTGCCCTTCGAGACCAAAGAAGATGATATTAGACAGATGATTGAGGGACATGGCCTTCCCAGTGACCTGGAAGAGCAATTCAAGAAGGATGGAGCTGCAAAAAATCCAGGCGGAAAACCTCAGAGGTGGCTCAAGAAGATACGTATGGGCACGTTCGAAGACAGTGGCCTGTGTAAAGG ATGGGCATTCCTTGATTTTCTCAACACTGCATATGCAACAGCCGTCCTAGTCAACCCTCGGAACCACCATTTCAATGGACGTAAACTTGTTCTTGAGTACGGATCCCCTGATGCAGTTCGGCGAGGAGGTGGTGGTCCACGACCAAATAAACGCAATATGGAGAAAGAAGAAGCAAAAGAAACCCCGAGAGCAGCCAAGAAGCGTAAGTTTGCAGAGTCCAACGCGGAAAATCCCGATGAAAAGGAGGGGGTGGTTGAATCCCCTCAAAGACCCAAGTCCAAAGGAGATGACCAGTACGTGCGTGCCAAAGACGGTCGGTTGCGACCGAAACCTGGTGCAGCACTTGCAATGGCTAAGAAAGAGACGGTTGCAATTGTTCCCAGTACAGGGAAGAGGACGGTGTTTTGA
- a CDS encoding prolyl 3,4-dihydroxylase ofd1: MVARPLSPSVPADTPDPKRRKTNAAGYEFYPGLLDETNVAGLNAQYAESGPYKHAVVPSLFSDELLKAVNWFGLIFYYGQLSVSTGSPNRRSCFVVIPHARAAGSFPSLLKLREALYSPDFRQFMRDVTGCGPLSGKKQDMSVNSYRKGCHLLNHDDVIGTRRVSYILYMPLPLEEPWKPEWGGALELYPVKTLPDGSLEPECKPTKVIPPSWNQFIFFEIQPGRSFHSVEEVVVDEGGSQRQRLSISGWFHRPQEGEDDYDPEDVPKEKSSLQQLSTSTKAQLQYDLGVPSSTEELILSDNDKEYLSQFLNPIYLEARAIATLNAKFAEKSSLDLHMFLKETLAAELESGLKELDIKSNIAYRSDKQIPSHDYGSDLPGWELAGPPHRLRYYRDTDELAGQSGVGTIIHRLRTELFSSAAFRSWLAVVAQVIPIGYAVTARRFRPGLDYTLAGANEDENRLDVCLGLTPGAANEGGWDNENWGGWECYMAPHEGGDDPEVYKTTNAKSKSSKAASKEATKAADPKGKGKAKAEPESDDEDEDGDGTLLTVYPNFNHLVIALRDAGVLKFVKYVSASAPVSRWDISSEWEVAMLGDDDDNDDEDDNEAGDD, translated from the exons ATGGTCGCCCGTCCGCTTTCACCTTCTGTTCCTGCCGATACACCTGATCCCAAGCGGCGCAAGACGAATGCTGCGGGATACGAGTTTTATCCTGGTTTACTGGACGAAACAAATGTTGCTGGGCTGAATGCACAGTATGCTGAATCTGGGCCTTATAAACATGCTGTTGTTCCTTCGTTGTTTTCGGACGAGCTGTTGAAGGCA GTAAATTGGTTCGGGCTGATCTTCTACTACGGCCAACTGAGCGTTTCGACAGGTTCACCAAACAGGCGATCTTGCTTCGTTGTCATACCTCACGCCCGAGCAGCAGGCTCTTTTCCTTCGCTATTGAAGCTCCGTGAGGCACTATATTCGCCCGATTTCCGGCAGTTTATGCGAGATGTGACGGGGTGTGGACCCCTGTCGGGAAAGAAACAAGACATGTCGGTTAACTCTTATAGAAAAG GATGCCATTTACTGAACCACGACGACGTTATTGGTACTCGACGGGTCTCATATATCCTCTATATGCCACTACCCCTTGAAGAACCTTGGAAACCAGAATGGGGAGGCGCATTAGAGCTTTACCCAGTTAAAACCTTGCCAGATGGAAGCCTTGAGCCTGAATGCAAGCCTACTAAAGTTATACCACCTTCATGGAATCAGTTTATTTTCTTTGAAATTCAGCCCGGCCGA AGCTTTCACTCGGTAGAGGAAGTGGTTGTAGATGAGGGCGGTAGTCAGAGACAACGCCTTAGCATTAGTGGGTG GTTTCACCGCCCTCAGGAAGGGGAGGATGATTATGACCCAGAAGATGTGCCAAAGGAAAAAAGTTCTCTCCAGCAGCTT TCTACCTCAACCAAAGCACAGCTTCAATACGATCTCGGCGTCCCCTCGTCCACTGAAGAATTGATACTAAGTGACAACGACAAGGAATACTTGTCTCAATTCCTGAACCCCATCTACCTTGAGGCCCGAGCCATCGCTACCCTCAATGCCAAGTTTGCGGAAAAATCCAGTCTTGACTTGCACATGTTCCTCAAGGAAACTCTTGCCGCAGAGCTAGAATCAGGGCTAAAAGAATTGGACATCAAATCCAACATTGCTTATCGCTCTGACAAACAGATACCCTCTCATGACTATGGAAGCGACCTACCAGGGTGGGAATTAGCCGGCCCGCCACACAGACTCAGATACTATCGAGACACTGACGAACTCGCGGGTCAATCTGGGGTTGGCACGATCATCCACCGACTTCGTACCGAGCTATTTTCGTCCGCTGCGTTCCGCTCGTGGCTTGCTGTTGTCGCACAGGTCATTCCGATTGGCTATGCAGTCACAGCACGGAGGTTCAGGCCTGGGCTAGATTATACGCTAGCAGGTGCGAATGAGGACGAGAACAGGCTGGATGTATGCTTGGGACTTACTCCCGGCGCTGCGAATGAGGGTGGATGGGATAATGAGAATTGGGGTGGATGGGAG TGTTACATGGCACCTCACGAAGGGGGAGATGACCCCGAGGTATACAAGACCACAAACGCTAAATCTAAATCCAGTAAAGCCGCGAGCAAGGAAGCTACGAAAGCTGCTGATCCTAAAGGCAAGGGAAAAGCAAAAGCTGAGCCAGAGTCAgatgacgaggacgaggacggcGACGGCACTCTCCTAACTGTATATCCGAACTTCAACCACTTGGTGATCGCGCTTCGCGACGCCGGTGTTTTAAAGTTCGTAAAGTATGTGTCTGCTTCTGCTCCCGTTAGTCGCTGGGACATCTCGTCAGAGTGGGAGGTTGCTATGTTAGGAGACGATGACGATAACGACGACGAAGATGATAACGAGGCGGGCGATGATTGA